From one Vicingaceae bacterium genomic stretch:
- a CDS encoding IS4 family transposase, which yields MRSLSKRKNKQKFFAPVPVFGQLVSLIQQANIDHIIAHSLSDKHSKKMKTKNHLYLMLIAVITRLSSIRELCALILAHKKSLHQMGLSHIPKRSTISYVNKHRDSEVFERIYQHLYKRYRSVILDSMQSPILKRLGKRVVTDSTIVGLFSSVMRTTGRKAVNGKQKGGIKLHCTIENGMHVPKIHYISEATVNDQKGIEKMELERGVIYIMDRGYLNYEFFDKLDEKGVYYVCRMKENAVYESIEEKEIPDSSDAGIIKDEIIEKALKDGKKIRIRRVAYWDDVSKKTYEYATNLMDIEVDAIPLLYKSRWQIEITFRQLKQNFGIKYFLGDNENAIKIQIWCCLIANLLMTMIHKRVRERRKDIAFSNVASFVRLNIHSYVDVVKFLIEKIEDIEKILGEKINNRELQLSLFESG from the coding sequence ATGAGAAGTCTATCAAAACGCAAAAATAAACAAAAATTCTTTGCCCCTGTACCGGTTTTTGGACAGCTTGTATCCCTTATCCAGCAAGCCAATATAGACCACATCATTGCGCATTCCTTATCTGACAAGCATTCCAAAAAGATGAAAACCAAAAATCATCTCTACCTAATGCTCATTGCTGTTATTACTCGTCTTTCCTCTATTCGGGAACTCTGTGCCCTTATCCTTGCTCACAAAAAATCTCTCCACCAAATGGGTTTAAGCCATATTCCTAAAAGAAGCACTATCAGTTATGTCAACAAACACAGAGATAGTGAGGTGTTTGAGCGTATCTATCAACATTTATACAAACGGTATCGTTCAGTTATTTTGGACAGCATGCAAAGCCCGATATTAAAGCGATTGGGGAAGAGGGTAGTGACAGATAGCACGATAGTAGGTCTATTCAGCAGTGTGATGAGAACAACCGGGCGGAAAGCGGTGAATGGAAAACAAAAAGGTGGGATTAAATTGCATTGTACCATAGAAAATGGGATGCATGTCCCAAAAATCCATTATATCAGTGAAGCAACAGTTAATGACCAGAAAGGAATAGAAAAGATGGAATTAGAAAGAGGAGTGATATACATTATGGATAGAGGATATTTGAACTATGAATTTTTTGACAAATTAGATGAGAAAGGTGTGTATTATGTGTGTCGGATGAAAGAGAATGCTGTATATGAGAGCATAGAAGAAAAAGAAATACCTGATAGTAGCGATGCTGGGATAATAAAAGACGAGATAATAGAAAAGGCACTAAAAGATGGTAAGAAGATACGAATAAGGCGGGTAGCATATTGGGATGATGTGAGTAAAAAGACGTATGAATATGCGACAAATTTAATGGATATAGAAGTAGATGCTATACCATTGTTATACAAAAGTCGTTGGCAGATAGAGATCACCTTTCGTCAATTGAAACAGAATTTTGGTATAAAGTATTTTTTAGGAGACAATGAGAATGCGATAAAGATACAGATATGGTGCTGTCTGATAGCGAATTTATTGATGACGATGATACACAAGAGAGTAAGGGAGCGTAGGAAGGATATAGCATTTAGTAATGTAGCGAGTTTTGTGAGATTGAATATACATAGTTATGTAGATGTTGTAAAGTTTTTGATAGAGAAGATAGAGGATATAGAGAAGATATTAGGGGAAAAGATAAATAATAGAGAATTGCAATTAAGTTTATTTGAGAGTGGTTGA